A single region of the Streptomyces sp. NBC_01381 genome encodes:
- a CDS encoding WXG100 family type VII secretion target translates to MADGQKLNNEQVALLKKEIVGKYESVQQQLKRLQGTLDTMEVNWRGVGAHAFDKKQTELNERMQAIGRILVDFLEGISGNEKLTDGLEDQVRSTMDSIDVQYGGKHSAINSY, encoded by the coding sequence GTGGCTGACGGCCAGAAGTTGAACAACGAGCAAGTGGCGCTGCTGAAGAAAGAGATCGTGGGAAAGTACGAATCGGTCCAGCAGCAGCTCAAGCGCCTCCAGGGCACCCTCGACACGATGGAGGTGAACTGGCGAGGCGTCGGCGCTCATGCATTCGACAAGAAGCAGACTGAGCTCAACGAGCGCATGCAGGCGATCGGGCGAATCCTGGTGGACTTCCTGGAAGGCATCAGCGGCAACGAGAAGCTCACGGACGGACTCGAGGACCAGGTCCGGTCGACGATGGACAGCATCGACGTGCAGTACGGCGGCAAGCACTCGGCCATCAACAGCTACTGA
- the mycP gene encoding type VII secretion-associated serine protease mycosin: MTYAQRWPHAAAAMAATLTAIATTTVLAAPTATAASNQCTFPSKKYEGRPWALQRVLLDELWRQSTGKGVRVAVIDTGVDVKNPQLKSAVDVSKGRNLLPKNIKDDNGNKLKRGNENGTTDSVGHGTRVAGIIAAHPAKGTGFVGLAPDATLIPIQQNDAEGHGTAETLAAAINHAVAAGADVINISQDTANAVKPTPVLKQAVDRALADEKVIVASAGNDGLGGNVKPTYPASYEGVLAVAASDRNNERAPFSQSGEFVGVAAPGVDMISTVPGGGHCSDNGTSFAAPYVAGVAALIKSKHSDWTSRQITAQIKQTAERSVAGHDIRVGWGVVDPVRALTEDDHPIESPTAEEGITRAKAPTPAELHLRETAEERTARIATYVAVGAAVVVAVLGGVGVAVRDGRRRGRRVGGSRRA, from the coding sequence ATGACGTACGCACAGCGCTGGCCGCACGCCGCAGCAGCTATGGCGGCGACCCTGACGGCGATCGCGACGACAACGGTGCTCGCCGCGCCCACCGCGACCGCGGCCAGCAACCAGTGCACGTTCCCGTCCAAGAAATACGAGGGCCGCCCCTGGGCACTGCAACGGGTCCTCCTGGACGAGTTGTGGCGCCAGTCCACCGGAAAGGGTGTACGGGTGGCGGTGATCGACACAGGGGTGGACGTCAAGAACCCACAGCTCAAGAGCGCTGTGGACGTGTCAAAGGGCCGCAACCTGCTCCCCAAGAACATCAAGGACGACAACGGCAACAAGCTCAAGCGAGGCAACGAGAACGGCACGACGGACTCCGTCGGCCACGGCACGCGCGTGGCGGGCATCATTGCGGCCCACCCGGCCAAGGGCACCGGCTTCGTGGGTCTGGCCCCGGACGCGACGCTGATCCCCATCCAGCAGAACGACGCGGAGGGCCACGGCACTGCGGAGACGCTTGCGGCGGCCATCAACCACGCGGTCGCCGCGGGCGCGGACGTCATCAACATCTCCCAGGACACGGCCAACGCCGTGAAGCCGACCCCGGTCCTGAAACAGGCAGTGGACAGGGCGCTGGCCGACGAGAAGGTAATCGTGGCATCGGCCGGAAACGACGGCCTGGGCGGCAACGTCAAGCCGACCTACCCGGCTTCCTACGAGGGCGTATTGGCGGTAGCGGCATCGGACCGCAACAACGAACGGGCCCCGTTCTCCCAGTCGGGCGAGTTCGTGGGGGTAGCTGCCCCGGGCGTGGACATGATCTCCACCGTCCCCGGCGGCGGCCACTGCTCGGACAACGGCACAAGCTTCGCAGCCCCGTACGTCGCGGGTGTGGCGGCCCTGATCAAGTCCAAGCACAGCGACTGGACGTCCCGCCAGATCACCGCCCAGATCAAACAAACAGCGGAACGCTCGGTGGCAGGCCACGACATCCGGGTCGGCTGGGGAGTGGTGGACCCGGTCCGAGCCCTGACAGAAGACGACCACCCGATCGAGTCCCCGACGGCCGAGGAAGGCATCACTCGCGCGAAGGCCCCAACTCCCGCTGAACTCCACCTCCGTGAGACGGCGGAGGAGCGTACGGCTCGGATTGCCACGTATGTGGCGGTGGGGGCCGCGGTTGTGGTGGCGGTGCTTGGTGGGGTGGGGGTGGCTGTGAGGGATGGAAGGCGTCGGGGGCGGCGGGTTGGAGGATCCCGGCGTGCTTGA
- a CDS encoding WXG100 family type VII secretion target, translated as MANVHYGEMAVKYGGLDAITTELGNQAKQLEADLADIKRAVAKVAEGWEGKAHEAYVLKQKEWDNNVEAIHRALVEIGQKVGQAGGDYRGGDLKGASYFQ; from the coding sequence ATGGCGAACGTTCACTACGGCGAGATGGCGGTAAAGTACGGCGGCCTTGACGCCATCACTACCGAACTCGGCAACCAGGCAAAGCAGTTGGAAGCCGACCTCGCGGACATCAAGCGGGCGGTGGCGAAGGTGGCCGAGGGCTGGGAGGGCAAGGCCCACGAGGCGTACGTCCTGAAGCAGAAGGAGTGGGACAACAACGTCGAGGCCATCCACCGGGCTCTCGTCGAAATCGGCCAGAAGGTCGGCCAGGCCGGCGGTGACTACCGGGGTGGTGACCTGAAGGGCG
- a CDS encoding S8 family serine peptidase, whose protein sequence is MSKDVQGMRSEASRRGGWVASFEGGAGRRIASVGSVLGVLALMALGLAPSATADDIQSELWHLEAMGANDLWDVSTGEGIKIAVVDTGVSETPSLKGRVHPGKDVTGMSGASTDDYDGHGTTMAEFIVGSGRGAGIKGLAPGAEIVSFRTGLGGKFTKRGSRSAEAIRAAADSDARIISMSFGSDFAYPDQEEAVKYAASKGKLMFAGVGNDGEKKNFIGYPAAYPSVTGVSAADKSGKVAKYSEFGEYVDLAAPGLNLPKWCDETFRSYCDNGGGTSTATAIASASAALIWSKHPNWTSNQVLRVLIDTAGRDWPKDKPSDYLGYGLIRPARNVVKGEGKPGPADIDPITNKKTAVVGSGGGGTTPSASAPPAASPQPSKKGTSGDKAAVAAKSSDEGNSQPWLVLGILAAAAVIGGSAFAVMRARRRA, encoded by the coding sequence GTGAGCAAGGACGTGCAGGGCATGAGGTCAGAGGCCAGTCGACGCGGCGGGTGGGTTGCGTCGTTTGAGGGCGGTGCAGGGAGACGCATCGCCTCCGTGGGCTCGGTATTGGGTGTGCTGGCCCTCATGGCACTAGGGCTCGCACCGAGTGCGACGGCGGACGACATCCAGTCGGAGCTATGGCACCTGGAAGCCATGGGCGCTAATGACCTGTGGGACGTCAGTACGGGCGAGGGCATCAAGATTGCAGTCGTCGATACTGGCGTTTCGGAGACGCCGTCGCTCAAAGGCCGCGTACATCCGGGCAAGGACGTGACAGGCATGTCTGGAGCCTCGACGGATGACTACGACGGACATGGAACCACGATGGCGGAGTTCATCGTGGGGTCCGGCCGAGGTGCCGGGATCAAGGGCTTGGCGCCCGGAGCCGAGATCGTGTCCTTCCGCACAGGTCTGGGTGGCAAGTTCACCAAGAGGGGAAGCCGAAGCGCCGAAGCAATTCGGGCCGCGGCCGACAGTGATGCCCGGATTATCAGCATGTCATTTGGTTCCGACTTCGCGTATCCAGATCAGGAAGAGGCCGTGAAGTATGCCGCCTCGAAAGGCAAGTTGATGTTCGCTGGCGTCGGAAATGATGGAGAGAAGAAGAACTTCATCGGATACCCCGCCGCATATCCGTCCGTCACTGGCGTATCCGCCGCCGACAAGTCTGGCAAGGTCGCGAAGTACTCAGAGTTTGGCGAGTATGTGGATCTGGCGGCGCCAGGCCTGAACCTCCCCAAGTGGTGCGATGAGACGTTCCGCTCGTACTGCGACAACGGAGGTGGCACCAGCACGGCCACAGCCATCGCCTCGGCCTCCGCCGCACTGATCTGGTCCAAGCACCCCAACTGGACGTCGAACCAGGTTCTCCGCGTCCTCATCGACACTGCAGGCCGTGACTGGCCGAAGGACAAGCCCAGCGACTATCTCGGCTACGGGCTGATTCGTCCCGCCCGTAATGTCGTCAAGGGCGAGGGGAAGCCCGGCCCCGCGGACATCGACCCCATCACCAATAAGAAGACGGCGGTCGTTGGTTCCGGCGGCGGGGGGACAACTCCTTCTGCCTCTGCGCCGCCCGCCGCTTCTCCACAGCCCTCGAAGAAGGGCACTTCCGGCGACAAGGCCGCCGTAGCTGCGAAGTCGTCGGATGAAGGAAATAGCCAGCCATGGCTGGTGCTAGGCATCCTCGCCGCAGCTGCAGTGATCGGCGGCAGCGCCTTCGCAGTGATGCGTGCTCGGCGCAGAGCCTGA
- the eccB gene encoding type VII secretion protein EccB, with amino-acid sequence MASRRDELNAYTFAKRRTLASFIQPSPSGSEEGAPRPLRGVVPGIIVGVIVLAVFGAWGMFKPAAKPGWDEPKEHVIIASESTTRYVILKTNGKSQLHPVLNMASAKLLLDSDKGDIINVDESVLDKGKIPHGATIGIPYAPDRLPSESEAGAAKRWAVCERPVEGGKAIQKAAFILAEREQNKTEGSERLRGGELLYVVGPDKVRYVVDARGTAYRIAEKKHLNVLLRTIVDSGRQPQRVSRQWLETLHPGDPITFPKVEGVPGAAANVEGLQDREANRVGMILKASDGAGMQHYVVEPGRVTAVSDFTATLLRSSPALVKVGQDGRARGLSTGAFEPGPGEFGSQNTWPTEAPVPANEASEDAGSRNTVCNVLRNVDGDNGGTTLSTWAGTDFPATLPTGSSSAYVTAGSGLLYRQFTGSETKAGGVFLATDTGLRYAMQSNSDGATDDAGIGTTAKQRKQQQAEARQAQTRLGYANTDVTPVPAPWSKFLPTGPRLSTSAARQPQGS; translated from the coding sequence ATGGCATCACGGCGGGACGAACTCAACGCCTACACCTTCGCGAAGCGCCGCACGCTCGCGTCCTTCATCCAGCCGTCGCCTTCGGGGTCGGAGGAAGGCGCACCACGCCCGCTGCGCGGAGTAGTCCCCGGCATCATCGTCGGAGTGATCGTCCTGGCCGTCTTCGGCGCCTGGGGCATGTTCAAACCGGCGGCCAAGCCCGGCTGGGACGAGCCGAAGGAACACGTGATCATCGCGAGCGAGTCCACGACGCGGTACGTGATCCTGAAGACGAATGGCAAGAGCCAGCTGCACCCGGTGCTCAACATGGCCTCGGCGAAACTCCTGCTCGACTCCGACAAGGGCGACATCATCAATGTCGACGAGTCGGTCCTCGACAAGGGCAAGATCCCCCACGGCGCCACCATCGGCATTCCGTACGCCCCCGACCGCCTGCCCTCGGAGTCCGAGGCCGGCGCCGCCAAGCGCTGGGCCGTGTGCGAGCGCCCGGTAGAGGGCGGCAAAGCCATCCAGAAGGCCGCGTTCATCCTGGCAGAGCGCGAGCAGAACAAGACCGAGGGCAGCGAACGGCTGCGCGGCGGTGAGCTGTTGTACGTGGTCGGCCCTGACAAGGTCCGGTACGTGGTCGATGCGCGGGGCACCGCGTACCGGATCGCGGAAAAGAAGCACCTCAATGTCCTGCTGCGCACCATCGTGGACTCCGGCCGTCAACCGCAGCGGGTCTCCAGGCAGTGGCTCGAGACGCTGCACCCTGGAGACCCAATCACCTTCCCGAAGGTGGAGGGAGTTCCCGGAGCTGCCGCCAACGTCGAGGGTCTCCAGGACCGGGAGGCGAACCGGGTCGGCATGATCCTCAAGGCATCCGACGGGGCTGGGATGCAGCACTACGTAGTCGAGCCCGGACGGGTCACTGCGGTCTCCGACTTCACCGCGACACTGCTCCGCAGTAGCCCTGCCTTGGTCAAGGTGGGCCAGGACGGCCGCGCCCGCGGCCTGAGCACCGGCGCCTTCGAACCTGGCCCCGGGGAATTCGGCTCTCAGAACACGTGGCCGACCGAGGCGCCGGTGCCCGCCAACGAAGCATCCGAAGACGCAGGGAGCCGCAACACCGTCTGCAATGTCCTGCGCAATGTGGATGGCGACAACGGTGGCACCACGCTCAGCACATGGGCGGGAACGGACTTCCCGGCCACGTTGCCCACGGGCTCGTCCAGCGCGTACGTGACGGCCGGATCGGGGCTGCTCTACCGCCAGTTCACGGGCTCGGAGACAAAGGCGGGCGGTGTCTTCCTGGCCACGGACACGGGCCTGCGCTACGCGATGCAGTCCAACAGCGACGGCGCGACGGACGACGCGGGCATCGGCACCACGGCCAAGCAGCGCAAGCAGCAGCAGGCAGAGGCGCGACAGGCCCAGACTCGCCTGGGCTACGCGAATACGGACGTGACTCCAGTACCGGCCCCCTGGTCCAAGTTCCTCCCCACGGGCCCGCGCCTCTCGACCTCGGCGGCACGTCAGCCGCAGGGCTCCTAG